One Pseudonocardia sediminis DNA window includes the following coding sequences:
- a CDS encoding CaiB/BaiF CoA transferase family protein: protein MNAPLDGVRVVDLTTTFLGPYTTMLMARMGADVIKVETRDGDVLRDVGTGRHPGMGPIFLTANHGKRSIALDLKSPGGRAAMRRLVAGADAFVTNMRPDAVERLGLGPDELTAADGRLVYVALRGFGAEGPYRDRAAYDDVIQAASGLAAVQGGDGDPAYVRSVVADKAVAVMGLAAVNAALFARERTGRGGFVEVPMFESMVSFLMLEQQNARVLDPDGACGYSRTASPNRRPYRTADGFLGVMVYTDKQWLSFFELIGRPELAHTPRYSTITGRTEHIDELYGLVAEALPARTNAEWVAAMEPLGIPVQPVLSPDDLLADEHLRAVELFEQVAHPSEGTLTLPRLPMSFDGEHAAPVRGAPRLGEHGADVLREAGLDDAEIEHLRADGVLS, encoded by the coding sequence GTGAACGCTCCGCTGGACGGGGTCCGCGTCGTCGACCTGACCACGACGTTCCTGGGCCCGTACACCACGATGCTGATGGCTCGGATGGGCGCGGACGTGATCAAGGTGGAGACCCGTGACGGTGACGTCCTGCGCGACGTCGGCACCGGTCGTCACCCGGGCATGGGGCCGATCTTCCTCACCGCCAACCACGGCAAGCGCAGCATCGCGCTGGACCTGAAGAGTCCGGGCGGGCGGGCGGCGATGCGGCGCCTCGTCGCCGGCGCGGACGCGTTCGTCACGAACATGCGCCCGGACGCGGTGGAGCGCCTCGGCCTCGGCCCGGACGAGCTCACCGCCGCCGACGGACGGCTGGTCTACGTCGCCCTGCGCGGCTTCGGCGCGGAGGGCCCCTACCGCGACCGCGCCGCCTACGACGACGTCATCCAGGCCGCCAGCGGGCTCGCCGCGGTCCAGGGCGGCGACGGCGACCCCGCCTACGTGCGCAGCGTCGTCGCGGACAAGGCGGTCGCGGTGATGGGCCTGGCCGCGGTCAACGCCGCGCTGTTCGCCCGCGAGCGGACCGGGCGCGGCGGGTTCGTCGAGGTGCCGATGTTCGAGTCGATGGTGTCGTTCCTGATGCTCGAGCAGCAGAACGCGCGCGTGCTGGACCCGGACGGCGCGTGCGGCTACTCCCGCACCGCCTCGCCGAACCGGCGGCCCTACCGCACCGCGGACGGCTTCCTCGGCGTCATGGTCTACACCGACAAGCAGTGGCTGTCGTTCTTCGAGCTGATCGGGCGCCCCGAGCTCGCCCACACCCCGCGGTACTCCACGATCACCGGCCGCACCGAGCACATCGACGAGCTCTACGGCCTGGTCGCCGAGGCCCTGCCGGCGCGCACGAACGCCGAGTGGGTCGCCGCGATGGAGCCGCTCGGGATCCCGGTGCAGCCGGTGCTGTCCCCGGACGACCTCCTCGCCGACGAGCACCTGCGCGCGGTGGAGCTGTTCGAGCAGGTCGCCCACCCCAGCGAGGGGACGCTCACGCTGCCGCGGCTGCCGATGTCCTTCGACGGTGAGCACGCCGCACCCGTGCGCGGCGCACCGCGACTGGGCGAGCACGGCGCCGACGTCCTGCGCGAGGCCGGTCTCGACGACGCCGAGATCGAGCACCTGCGCGCCGACGGGGTGCTGTCGTGA
- a CDS encoding acetate--CoA ligase family protein, whose protein sequence is MSDEPSALVRALTDPGTIAVIGASDDLGKLAGGPVHNLVTAGFAGRIAPVNPRRPEIQGLPAYPSITDVDGHVDIAAIVVPAASVLAELRRCAEAGVTLAVVFSSGFAEIDDAGAAVQDEIAALCVETGLRVLGPNCLGAVSASRAVVVSFSSGLRGRHEPGTTAMVSQSGALALWLYTGAQRAGLRFSQFVTTGNEADLTVSRVLREIVELDETQVLLAYFEAIHDVGALRGLARRARELDKPVVVLKAARSEQGARAAASHTASLAGSDRAADALLSRLGLLRVGTTTELLDAARVFAPRRRARGRRLTILSVSGGGGIMMADAASAHGLDVVEWEPEWQARMAEAIPAYGSPRNPVDVTGSASANPRMLEDALRVAVEHPGTDLIAVFGGDTALSAPWITSICAVHGETDVPIVVGWLGAGESVRRFTDAGVPVFGDPTAAIDALALLVRHSLDPVEPLPPDAAPDPLPEPVRALLDGVRAQGRDTLDELEAGTLLRAFGVDVAPGARAASVEEAVRAADELGYPVAVKVLSPVLAHKSDVGGVVLGLGDPSAVREATARLLDIATERSPAGDAAQTGPDSSPSVLVQAMAPPGVEMVLGMHRDDTAGPVVLVGSGGVLVELLDDVTVALPPLSTAAAGRLVDSLRGSALLSGLRGADPVDRDALVDLVVGFAAMVHALRDELAEVDVNPVVVGPSGAVAVDAFVRVHDHAATP, encoded by the coding sequence GTGAGCGACGAGCCGTCCGCGCTGGTGAGGGCCCTGACCGACCCGGGCACGATCGCGGTGATCGGTGCCTCGGACGACCTGGGCAAGCTCGCCGGGGGACCGGTGCACAACCTGGTCACCGCCGGGTTCGCCGGGCGGATCGCGCCGGTCAACCCCCGCCGTCCGGAGATCCAGGGCCTGCCGGCGTACCCCTCGATCACCGACGTCGACGGGCACGTCGACATCGCCGCGATCGTCGTGCCTGCGGCCTCGGTGCTCGCCGAGCTGCGCCGGTGCGCCGAGGCGGGGGTGACGCTGGCCGTCGTGTTCTCCTCCGGCTTCGCCGAGATCGACGACGCCGGCGCCGCCGTGCAGGACGAGATCGCGGCACTGTGCGTGGAGACCGGGCTGCGCGTGCTCGGGCCGAACTGTCTCGGCGCGGTGTCCGCCTCACGGGCGGTGGTGGTGTCGTTCTCCAGCGGACTGCGCGGGCGCCACGAGCCGGGGACGACGGCGATGGTCAGCCAGTCCGGCGCGCTCGCGCTGTGGCTCTACACCGGCGCGCAGCGCGCGGGGCTGCGGTTCAGCCAGTTCGTCACGACCGGCAACGAGGCCGACCTGACCGTCTCCCGCGTGCTGCGCGAGATCGTCGAGCTGGACGAGACGCAGGTGCTGCTCGCCTACTTCGAGGCGATCCACGACGTCGGCGCGCTGCGCGGGCTCGCCCGCCGGGCCCGCGAGCTGGACAAACCCGTCGTCGTGCTCAAGGCGGCCCGCTCCGAACAGGGCGCCCGCGCCGCGGCGTCGCACACGGCGTCGCTCGCCGGGTCCGACCGGGCCGCGGACGCGCTGCTGAGCCGGCTGGGGCTGCTGCGCGTCGGCACCACCACCGAGCTGCTCGACGCCGCCCGGGTGTTCGCCCCGCGACGCCGCGCCCGCGGGCGGCGGCTGACCATCCTGTCCGTCTCCGGCGGGGGCGGGATCATGATGGCCGACGCCGCGTCCGCGCACGGGCTCGACGTCGTCGAGTGGGAACCGGAGTGGCAGGCGCGGATGGCCGAGGCCATCCCGGCCTACGGGTCGCCGCGCAACCCGGTCGACGTCACCGGCTCGGCGAGTGCGAACCCGCGGATGCTGGAGGACGCCCTGCGGGTCGCCGTCGAGCACCCGGGCACCGACCTGATCGCCGTGTTCGGCGGCGACACCGCACTCTCCGCGCCGTGGATCACCTCGATCTGTGCGGTGCACGGCGAGACCGACGTCCCGATCGTCGTCGGCTGGCTGGGTGCGGGTGAGTCGGTGCGCCGGTTCACCGACGCCGGCGTCCCGGTCTTCGGCGATCCCACCGCCGCGATCGACGCGCTCGCGCTGCTCGTCCGGCACAGCCTGGACCCGGTGGAGCCGCTGCCTCCGGACGCCGCACCGGACCCGCTGCCGGAGCCGGTCCGGGCGCTGCTCGACGGCGTCCGCGCACAGGGCCGCGACACCCTCGACGAGCTGGAGGCCGGGACGCTGCTGCGCGCCTTCGGCGTCGACGTGGCCCCCGGCGCCCGTGCCGCGTCCGTCGAGGAGGCCGTCCGGGCCGCGGACGAGCTCGGGTACCCGGTCGCGGTCAAGGTCCTGAGCCCGGTGCTCGCCCACAAGTCCGACGTCGGCGGCGTGGTGCTCGGCCTCGGCGACCCGTCCGCGGTGCGCGAGGCCACGGCCCGGCTGCTCGACATCGCTACGGAGCGGTCGCCGGCCGGGGACGCGGCGCAGACCGGTCCGGACAGCTCGCCGTCGGTGCTCGTGCAGGCGATGGCGCCGCCCGGGGTGGAGATGGTGCTGGGGATGCACCGCGACGACACGGCGGGCCCGGTCGTCCTGGTCGGCTCGGGCGGGGTGCTGGTCGAGCTGCTCGACGACGTCACCGTCGCGCTCCCGCCGCTGAGCACCGCGGCCGCGGGACGCCTGGTGGACTCGTTGCGCGGATCCGCCCTGCTCAGCGGCCTGCGCGGAGCCGATCCCGTCGACCGGGACGCGCTGGTGGACCTCGTCGTGGGGTTCGCCGCGATGGTGCACGCGCTGCGCGACGAGCTGGCCGAGGTCGACGTGAACCCGGTGGTCGTGGGCCCGTCGGGGGCGGTCGCGGTGGACGCGTTCGTACGAGTGCATGACCACGCAGCGACACCGTGA
- a CDS encoding YeeE/YedE family protein — protein MSVVSEPKSPLVRALRQMPLDERASFGPQDRDAKPVQWPVVAIGLVLAALLLWGVSTVAPATMVGTAALGIALGFTLFHSRFGFTSGWRQLVAVGQGAAIRAHMLMLGVASVLFAVILAGGFGLAGDPRGLTGPVGISLVVGAFLFGIGMQVGGSCASGTLFAVGSGQSAIVLTLFGFIVGSLLAVFTFTFWTQTVPQGPTINLATLLGYPGAVLLTLLVLAAIAVTTYVVARRRNAPPVERPPSARGVARILRGSWPMWVGAIVLAVLNAAVLFVSSQPWGVTSAFALWGSKILGAVGIDLSGLAYWQVPANAKSLAGPVLADRVSNLDFGIMVGALIASAVGGAFVLHKKIPWKLALGSILGGIAMGYGARLAGGCNIGAYFSGIASFSLHGWIWGVVALGGTWVGLRLRPLFGLANPKPADSIC, from the coding sequence ATGTCCGTGGTCAGTGAACCGAAGAGCCCGCTGGTGCGGGCCCTGCGCCAGATGCCGCTCGACGAGCGCGCGTCGTTCGGCCCGCAGGACCGCGACGCCAAGCCCGTCCAGTGGCCGGTCGTCGCGATCGGCCTAGTGCTCGCCGCGCTCCTGCTGTGGGGGGTGTCCACCGTCGCGCCCGCGACGATGGTCGGCACCGCCGCGCTGGGCATCGCGCTGGGCTTCACCCTGTTCCACTCCCGGTTCGGCTTCACCTCCGGCTGGCGCCAGCTCGTGGCCGTCGGTCAGGGCGCGGCAATCCGCGCGCACATGCTGATGCTCGGCGTGGCGAGCGTGCTGTTCGCGGTGATCCTCGCCGGCGGGTTCGGCCTGGCCGGTGACCCGCGCGGCCTCACCGGCCCGGTCGGGATCAGCCTCGTCGTGGGCGCGTTCCTGTTCGGGATCGGGATGCAGGTCGGCGGCTCCTGCGCGTCCGGCACGCTGTTCGCGGTCGGGTCCGGGCAGAGCGCGATCGTGCTCACGCTGTTCGGCTTCATCGTCGGCTCGCTGCTGGCGGTCTTCACCTTCACGTTCTGGACGCAGACCGTCCCGCAGGGACCGACGATCAACCTGGCGACGCTGCTCGGCTACCCGGGCGCGGTGCTGCTGACACTGCTCGTGCTCGCCGCGATCGCGGTGACCACCTACGTCGTCGCCCGCCGTCGCAACGCGCCGCCGGTGGAGCGTCCGCCGTCGGCGAGGGGAGTGGCCCGGATCCTGCGCGGCTCCTGGCCGATGTGGGTCGGCGCGATCGTGCTGGCCGTCCTGAACGCCGCGGTGCTGTTCGTGTCCTCGCAGCCGTGGGGCGTCACGTCGGCGTTCGCGCTGTGGGGCTCGAAGATCCTCGGTGCCGTCGGCATCGACCTGTCGGGCCTGGCGTACTGGCAGGTCCCGGCGAACGCGAAGTCGCTGGCCGGGCCGGTGCTCGCCGACCGGGTCTCCAACCTCGACTTCGGGATCATGGTCGGCGCGCTGATCGCCTCCGCGGTCGGTGGCGCGTTCGTCCTGCACAAGAAGATCCCGTGGAAGCTCGCGCTCGGGTCGATCCTCGGCGGGATCGCGATGGGCTACGGCGCACGCCTCGCCGGAGGCTGCAACATCGGCGCCTACTTCTCCGGCATCGCCTCGTTCAGCCTGCACGGCTGGATCTGGGGGGTCGTCGCGCTCGGGGGCACCTGGGTCGGGCTGCGGCTGCGTCCGCTGTTCGGCCTGGCCAACCCCAAGCCGGCCGACTCCATCTGCTGA
- a CDS encoding YceI family protein, which produces MSEVYGRLSSPDGWPIVGGTVTVVDATGVQRGRATSRADGGFTVDGLDPGTHTVVAAGAGYEPSARSVAVGPAGIGLGVLELTRAGGEMLPAPGTWRIDPQHSSIQATALHLGMSRIHGRLRRFGGQIVVADPLENSSVEVTIDPSSVDSDDDTRDEHLRAPDFLDVAAHPEIGYKSDGLTRLDPRHWRVDGVLTLKGVSGPAALQVTYGGTGPDLWGGTRAAFTATTEISRDDFAIDWNQSVLAGVLAVGRTLRIDIDIQAVLT; this is translated from the coding sequence ATGAGCGAGGTCTACGGACGGTTGAGCAGCCCGGACGGCTGGCCGATCGTCGGCGGCACGGTGACCGTGGTGGACGCGACCGGCGTGCAGCGCGGCCGGGCGACCAGCCGGGCCGACGGCGGGTTCACCGTCGACGGCCTGGACCCGGGCACGCACACGGTGGTGGCGGCGGGCGCGGGCTACGAGCCCAGCGCGCGCAGCGTCGCCGTCGGGCCGGCCGGGATCGGGCTGGGCGTGCTGGAGCTGACGCGGGCCGGCGGCGAGATGCTGCCGGCACCGGGTACGTGGCGGATCGACCCGCAGCACTCGAGCATCCAGGCCACGGCGCTGCACCTGGGGATGAGCCGGATCCACGGGCGGCTGCGCCGCTTCGGCGGTCAGATCGTGGTCGCCGACCCGCTGGAGAACTCCTCGGTCGAGGTGACGATCGACCCGTCGTCGGTCGACTCCGACGACGACACCCGCGACGAGCACCTGCGGGCGCCGGACTTCCTCGACGTCGCCGCGCACCCGGAGATCGGCTACAAGAGCGACGGGCTGACGCGGCTGGACCCGCGGCACTGGCGGGTCGACGGGGTGCTGACGCTCAAGGGCGTGAGCGGGCCGGCGGCGCTGCAGGTCACCTACGGCGGGACCGGGCCGGACCTGTGGGGCGGGACCCGTGCCGCGTTCACGGCGACCACGGAGATCTCCCGCGACGACTTCGCGATCGACTGGAACCAGTCGGTGCTGGCCGGCGTCCTGGCCGTGGGCCGGACGCTGCGGATCGACATCGACATCCAGGCCGTCCTGACCTGA
- a CDS encoding carboxypeptidase-like regulatory domain-containing protein — protein MDDRSGHEGTDRDDSGRNGAALAVVGTVSGGQGAPMAGAVVTVTDLSGRQQGRTTTDAGGGYRIGVGTGGTYLVVAGSGALAPHAAMVAVADRTVRHDVTLAGSSGVRGTVADTTGAPLARATVTLIDARGDVVATTVPDADGRYLLDGAPPGRYTLTVSAEGYQPVAASVDLDGVLDRDVTMPGRSGLTGTTSAAAGGDRVAGALATLVDADGRTVATAVTGPDGGFAFGDLPAGTYTLTTAGYAPVVTVVQVGAGMTTTVDVEFPEPGTPGHTGTEAGRR, from the coding sequence GTGGACGACCGATCCGGTCACGAGGGGACGGACCGTGACGACTCGGGCCGCAACGGTGCCGCGCTCGCAGTGGTCGGCACCGTGTCGGGCGGGCAGGGCGCGCCGATGGCGGGCGCCGTCGTCACCGTGACCGACCTGTCCGGGCGCCAGCAGGGCCGGACCACGACCGACGCCGGCGGTGGCTACCGGATCGGTGTCGGCACCGGCGGCACGTACCTGGTCGTGGCCGGGTCCGGCGCGCTCGCGCCGCACGCGGCGATGGTCGCGGTCGCCGACCGCACGGTCCGCCACGACGTGACGCTCGCCGGCAGCTCCGGGGTGCGGGGCACGGTCGCCGACACCACCGGCGCGCCGCTCGCGCGGGCCACCGTCACGCTGATCGACGCGCGCGGCGACGTCGTCGCGACGACGGTGCCCGACGCCGACGGCCGCTACCTCCTCGACGGCGCACCCCCCGGGCGCTACACGCTCACCGTCAGCGCGGAGGGCTACCAGCCCGTCGCCGCCTCGGTGGACCTCGACGGCGTCCTCGACCGGGACGTGACGATGCCCGGACGCTCCGGGCTGACCGGGACCACCTCGGCCGCGGCCGGCGGGGACCGGGTCGCCGGCGCGCTCGCCACGCTCGTCGACGCCGACGGGCGCACGGTGGCGACCGCGGTGACCGGCCCCGACGGCGGGTTCGCGTTCGGCGACCTGCCGGCGGGCACCTACACGCTGACCACCGCGGGCTACGCCCCGGTGGTGACGGTCGTGCAGGTCGGCGCCGGTATGACGACGACGGTGGACGTCGAGTTCCCGGAACCCGGAACCCCTGGACACACCGGCACGGAGGCGGGACGGCGATGA
- a CDS encoding serine hydrolase domain-containing protein has product MRRRVPGGRLARAGVVVALLAGSLGVAAVSANAAPAAPADGCEITRTGEYPRAEAAQQGLDPARLQDALNYASVMGSHTIKVFRHSCLVGEGLRDPLLERVVDDTWGNTKTIVSLLTGIASDRGAVDLDAPISEHLPADLGDAAHRAVTLRQLLHATSGAEVNQVRGLNFVADDSRMRDWFAQPITHEPGSYYFYDQTATSVIVYVTQRAISEQAGRAVDYQEFAQSALFDRLGVPRSAYFWQRDRTGLTSGYSQLFLRPLEFGRFGELILRDGAFQGEQVVSQDYMREFDDGTEANCGYSVLTFVNNCEPGEQRVGVGVPEREVDDGRAWVASAPADMIFTDGVGTRIFVIPSLDMVVTRNGEQELDLLPSVARGDVNNAVPGRPGAAGTHEFFRRLMAAVTDMPDDVRATIENSGPYDGPPRVGFDVTQYTNQPTAPVETTSGLGLPPGDCGPAGCAGEPNDGVQRLVTDAPRVVPGTVGAETRPDGGSEG; this is encoded by the coding sequence ATGCGACGGCGCGTACCGGGCGGGCGTCTCGCCCGGGCCGGGGTGGTGGTGGCCCTCCTCGCGGGATCGCTGGGGGTGGCGGCGGTGTCGGCGAACGCCGCTCCGGCGGCCCCGGCGGACGGTTGCGAGATCACCCGCACCGGTGAGTACCCGCGGGCCGAGGCCGCGCAGCAGGGCCTGGACCCGGCGCGGCTGCAGGACGCGTTGAACTACGCCTCGGTGATGGGCTCGCACACGATCAAGGTGTTCCGGCACAGCTGCCTGGTCGGCGAGGGACTGCGCGACCCGCTGCTGGAGCGCGTCGTCGACGACACCTGGGGCAACACGAAGACGATCGTCTCGCTGCTCACCGGCATCGCCTCCGACCGCGGCGCGGTCGACCTCGACGCCCCGATCTCCGAGCACCTCCCGGCCGACCTCGGCGACGCCGCGCACCGCGCGGTGACCCTGCGCCAGCTGCTGCACGCGACGTCGGGTGCCGAGGTCAACCAGGTGCGCGGGCTGAACTTCGTCGCCGACGACTCGCGGATGCGCGACTGGTTCGCCCAGCCGATCACCCACGAGCCGGGCTCGTACTACTTCTACGACCAGACCGCGACGTCGGTGATCGTCTACGTGACGCAGCGGGCGATCTCCGAGCAGGCCGGGCGCGCCGTCGACTACCAGGAGTTCGCGCAGTCGGCGCTGTTCGACCGCCTCGGCGTCCCGCGGAGCGCCTACTTCTGGCAGCGCGACCGCACGGGCCTGACCAGCGGCTACTCGCAGCTGTTCCTGCGCCCGCTGGAGTTCGGACGCTTCGGCGAGCTGATCCTGCGCGACGGCGCCTTCCAGGGCGAGCAGGTCGTGTCGCAGGACTACATGCGCGAGTTCGACGACGGGACCGAGGCCAACTGCGGCTACTCGGTGCTGACGTTCGTCAACAACTGCGAGCCGGGCGAGCAGCGGGTCGGCGTCGGCGTGCCGGAGCGCGAGGTGGACGACGGCCGGGCCTGGGTGGCGAGCGCGCCCGCCGACATGATCTTCACCGACGGCGTCGGCACCCGGATCTTCGTGATCCCGAGCCTGGACATGGTGGTCACCCGCAACGGCGAGCAGGAGCTCGACCTGCTGCCGTCGGTCGCGCGCGGCGACGTGAACAACGCCGTGCCGGGACGTCCCGGCGCCGCGGGCACGCACGAGTTCTTCCGCAGGCTGATGGCCGCGGTCACCGACATGCCCGACGACGTCCGCGCGACGATCGAGAACTCCGGCCCGTACGACGGGCCGCCGCGGGTCGGCTTCGACGTCACCCAGTACACGAACCAGCCCACCGCGCCGGTGGAGACGACGTCCGGTCTCGGCCTGCCGCCGGGGGACTGCGGCCCGGCCGGCTGTGCGGGGGAGCCGAACGACGGGGTGCAGCGTCTCGTGACCGACGCCCCGCGCGTCGTGCCCGGGACCGTCGGCGCCGAGACCCGTCCCGACGGCGGGAGCGAGGGATGA
- a CDS encoding serine hydrolase domain-containing protein: MTRTRVRTGLVAGLVVTCLGVAGVSVVHAETPAEAAGHSCAIVPEQEYPAAAPGEVGFDPAKLRAALDYAAVDGSSTVKVFRHGCLAGQGFRDAALERVPELNAGQTKAVVAMVAGIVADRGWVDLDAPIDEYLQPDLGDAEHRSRTLRQFLNLTSGVQVNHVQGLNMVGDQSRAREYFSQRLEHPAGEYYEFDETTPSVVVYVLQRIIDAHEPGLDFQDFTQRELFDPLGIPRSAYFWQRDRAGTTTGYSQLWLRALEYGRFGEMLRTGGELGGRRILSQGFVDEMRTGSDANCGFGLSMWLNSCEPGQTQVNTDYPSRREYPGEAWIRSAPSDMYYSLGLGTNTFVIPSLDMVVTRSGYQELDTVPGALRGDLHGAFPGNAGGPGEHEFFRLLMDAVTDMPGDVRSTIQNSGPYDRPADLAVDVDPFVNPPGAGLGSATGLGPQGGEGCTPLGCEDEPNDGLGWVGQVPRVVPGVAGAETRPGG, from the coding sequence ATGACCCGCACACGGGTGCGGACCGGTCTCGTCGCCGGGCTGGTCGTCACCTGCCTCGGTGTCGCCGGGGTGTCGGTGGTGCACGCCGAGACCCCCGCCGAGGCGGCCGGACACAGCTGCGCGATCGTTCCGGAGCAGGAGTACCCGGCCGCCGCGCCGGGGGAGGTCGGGTTCGACCCGGCGAAGCTGCGCGCGGCGCTGGACTACGCGGCCGTCGACGGCTCGAGCACGGTGAAGGTGTTCCGCCACGGCTGCCTGGCCGGGCAGGGCTTCCGGGACGCCGCGCTGGAACGGGTGCCCGAGCTCAACGCCGGGCAGACCAAGGCCGTCGTCGCGATGGTCGCCGGGATCGTCGCCGACCGCGGCTGGGTCGACCTGGACGCCCCGATCGACGAGTACCTGCAGCCGGACCTGGGCGACGCCGAGCACCGTTCCCGGACGCTGCGCCAGTTCCTGAACCTGACCTCCGGGGTGCAGGTCAACCACGTGCAGGGCCTGAACATGGTCGGCGACCAGTCGCGGGCGCGGGAGTACTTCTCCCAGCGCCTCGAGCACCCGGCCGGGGAGTACTACGAGTTCGACGAGACGACGCCGTCGGTCGTCGTGTACGTCCTGCAACGGATCATCGACGCCCACGAGCCGGGCCTGGACTTCCAGGACTTCACCCAGCGCGAGCTGTTCGACCCGCTGGGCATCCCGCGCAGCGCGTACTTCTGGCAGCGCGACCGCGCGGGCACCACCACCGGCTACTCGCAGCTGTGGCTCCGCGCGCTGGAGTACGGCCGCTTCGGCGAGATGCTGCGCACCGGCGGCGAGCTCGGAGGGCGCCGGATCCTGTCACAGGGCTTCGTCGACGAGATGCGTACCGGGTCGGACGCGAACTGCGGGTTCGGGCTCTCGATGTGGCTCAACAGCTGCGAGCCGGGGCAGACGCAGGTCAACACCGACTACCCGTCGCGCCGCGAGTACCCGGGTGAGGCGTGGATCCGGAGCGCGCCGTCGGACATGTACTACTCGCTCGGGCTGGGCACGAACACGTTCGTCATCCCGAGCCTGGACATGGTCGTCACCCGCAGCGGCTACCAGGAGCTCGACACCGTCCCGGGCGCGCTGCGCGGCGACCTGCACGGCGCGTTCCCGGGCAACGCGGGCGGCCCGGGGGAGCACGAGTTCTTCCGCCTGCTGATGGACGCCGTCACCGACATGCCCGGCGACGTCCGGTCCACGATCCAGAACTCCGGGCCCTACGACCGGCCGGCCGACCTGGCCGTCGACGTGGACCCGTTCGTGAACCCGCCGGGCGCGGGCCTCGGCTCGGCCACCGGTCTCGGCCCGCAGGGCGGCGAGGGCTGCACGCCGCTGGGCTGCGAGGACGAGCCGAACGACGGGCTCGGGTGGGTCGGGCAGGTGCCCCGGGTGGTGCCGGGCGTGGCCGGCGCGGAGACTCGCCCGGGTGGTTGA
- a CDS encoding HpcH/HpaI aldolase family protein gives MVDRLRAALDRGDPAIGTWCTLPGTWSAEVLGAAGFDWVVADLQHGAPTWETLLPVLQAVELGGAAPVVRVGWNDPASIMRALDLGAAGVIVPMVDDADAAVRAARACRYPPDGDRSFGPLRRRFPDVASANSGVLCLPMIETAAGLANAEQIAGAPGVDGVFLGPVDLALGLGLGLDPSMRHPDVLAAVDRCVAATRAHGRVVATTASSTGHARDLIARGVAMVTVGSDRNFVAAGAARELAALQNDR, from the coding sequence GTGGTTGATCGTCTGCGCGCGGCGCTGGACCGGGGCGACCCGGCGATCGGGACCTGGTGCACGCTGCCCGGCACCTGGAGCGCCGAGGTGCTCGGTGCGGCCGGCTTCGACTGGGTCGTGGCCGACCTGCAGCACGGCGCCCCGACCTGGGAGACGCTGCTGCCGGTCCTGCAGGCCGTCGAGCTGGGCGGGGCGGCGCCGGTCGTGCGCGTCGGGTGGAACGACCCGGCGTCGATCATGCGCGCGCTCGACCTCGGCGCGGCCGGGGTGATCGTCCCGATGGTCGACGACGCCGACGCGGCCGTTCGCGCCGCGCGGGCGTGCCGCTACCCGCCGGACGGGGACCGCTCGTTCGGCCCGCTGCGGCGCCGGTTCCCCGACGTCGCGTCGGCGAACTCCGGGGTGCTCTGCCTGCCGATGATCGAGACGGCGGCCGGACTGGCGAACGCCGAGCAGATCGCCGGCGCCCCCGGCGTCGACGGCGTGTTCCTCGGCCCGGTCGACCTCGCGCTCGGCCTCGGGCTGGGCCTGGACCCGTCGATGCGCCACCCCGACGTCCTCGCCGCCGTCGACCGCTGCGTCGCCGCCACGCGCGCGCACGGGCGCGTCGTCGCCACGACGGCGTCGAGCACCGGGCACGCCCGCGACCTGATCGCCCGCGGCGTCGCCATGGTCACCGTCGGCAGCGACCGGAACTTCGTCGCCGCCGGCGCGGCCAGGGAGCTCGCGGCCCTGCAGAACGACCGGTGA
- a CDS encoding SRPBCC family protein gives MGQFGASAETVFTQSPEEIYDFVSDPHNWPKTFKGSAGMASGMTLPLSIGDSWTEQIRVGDFECRSTWTLITAVRPSKFVFQQVNGIAEQPDGTGGLDGITTISYTLTPQPGGGTLFHRSLHCEVPRGTRIPEPLLIARCQAANIEGYHDAVARELEKAAAEG, from the coding sequence ATGGGCCAGTTCGGCGCCAGCGCGGAGACCGTGTTCACCCAGTCCCCGGAGGAGATCTACGACTTCGTCTCCGACCCGCACAACTGGCCCAAGACGTTCAAGGGCAGTGCCGGGATGGCGAGCGGGATGACGCTGCCGCTCTCGATCGGCGACTCCTGGACCGAGCAGATCCGGGTCGGCGACTTCGAGTGCCGCTCGACGTGGACGTTGATCACCGCGGTGCGGCCGTCGAAGTTCGTGTTCCAGCAGGTCAACGGCATCGCCGAGCAGCCCGACGGCACCGGCGGCCTGGACGGGATCACCACGATCTCCTACACCCTCACCCCGCAGCCCGGCGGCGGGACGCTGTTCCACCGCTCGCTGCACTGCGAGGTCCCGCGCGGGACCCGGATCCCCGAGCCGCTGCTGATCGCGCGCTGCCAGGCCGCGAACATCGAGGGCTACCACGACGCCGTCGCCCGCGAGCTGGAGAAGGCCGCGGCGGAGGGCTGA